In Halapricum desulfuricans, a single window of DNA contains:
- the proB gene encoding glutamate 5-kinase, translating to MSEEIDRPGEIEQVDAEEVKHARQLAADAQRVVVKAGTNSLTDEDSRLDRVKLDKLVSDIMDLRRRGKDVLLVSSGAIGAGTGLLSKDGDTVEEGQALSTVGQSHLMHHYTQSFDRYDQQVAQLLLTEHDLKNPERFTNFRNTVETLFEWGVVPIVNENDAVATEEIQIGDNDMISSSIAVGIGVDLLVTLTDVGGVYTGNPKDDPDAELIEAVGDNYDAVQEIVDESTTAEFGGIQTKVQGARDASEYGIPAIIAKSTERDVLKKIATAKPVGTLFVPINGVHDE from the coding sequence ATGAGTGAGGAAATCGACCGACCCGGGGAGATCGAACAGGTCGACGCCGAGGAAGTCAAGCATGCCCGCCAGCTGGCCGCGGACGCACAGCGCGTCGTCGTCAAGGCCGGGACGAACTCCCTGACCGACGAAGATTCGCGGCTCGATCGCGTAAAACTCGACAAGCTCGTCAGCGACATCATGGACCTGCGCCGGCGGGGGAAGGACGTCCTGCTGGTTTCCTCCGGTGCGATCGGCGCGGGGACGGGCCTACTGAGCAAGGACGGCGACACGGTCGAGGAGGGACAGGCGCTGTCGACGGTCGGCCAGAGCCATCTGATGCACCACTACACCCAGAGCTTCGATCGATACGACCAGCAGGTCGCGCAACTGCTGTTGACCGAGCACGACCTGAAAAACCCCGAGCGGTTCACCAACTTCCGCAACACCGTCGAGACGCTGTTCGAGTGGGGCGTCGTCCCGATCGTCAACGAGAACGACGCGGTCGCGACCGAGGAGATCCAGATCGGCGACAACGATATGATTTCGTCGTCGATCGCAGTCGGGATCGGCGTCGACCTGCTGGTCACGCTGACCGACGTCGGCGGCGTCTACACCGGCAACCCGAAGGACGATCCCGACGCCGAGCTGATCGAAGCGGTCGGGGACAACTACGACGCCGTCCAGGAGATCGTCGACGAGTCGACGACGGCGGAGTTCGGCGGCATCCAGACCAAGGTCCAGGGCGCCCGCGACGCCAGCGAGTACGGCATTCCGGCGATCATCGCCAAATCGACTGAACGGGACGTCCTGAAAAAAATCGCCACAGCCAAACCAGTCGGGACGCTATTCGTCCCCATAAACGGTGTCCACGATGAGTGA
- a CDS encoding glutamate-5-semialdehyde dehydrogenase codes for MSEYDTDAQVTEAQQAALRLANVDEATRNAALNSIADAIRDNEDDILEANAADVEEAEAMLERGEYTQALVDRLKLDSGKLESIAEMVESVAEQDDPLGETLQARVLDDDLELYKVAVPIGVVGTIFESRPDALVQIAALSLKSGNSVILKGGSEAAESNRVLYETIVEATAEAIDAIPEGWAQLIEAHEEVDRLLEMDDKVDLLMPRGSSEFVSYIQDNTQIPVLGHTEGICHVYVDEAADLEMAEEIAFDAKVQYPAVCNAVETLLVSEAVADQFLPDMVERYEGAGVELRGDEHTRDIVDIDPATEADWDTEYGDLELSIKVVEDVYEAVEHVNTHGSKHTESIVTEDSEAAEAFMTGIDAASVFHNASTRFADGYRYGLGAEVGISTGKIHARGPVGLAGLTTYKYYLEGDGQLVATYAGDDAAPFTHVDFDGEWTPGHRSDE; via the coding sequence ATGAGTGAATACGACACAGACGCCCAAGTGACCGAGGCACAGCAGGCGGCGCTCCGGCTGGCGAACGTCGACGAGGCGACGCGCAACGCCGCGCTCAACTCGATCGCCGACGCGATCCGAGACAACGAAGACGACATCCTCGAAGCCAACGCCGCGGATGTCGAGGAGGCCGAGGCGATGCTCGAACGCGGCGAGTACACGCAGGCGCTGGTCGACCGGCTGAAGCTCGATTCGGGCAAACTCGAGTCCATCGCGGAGATGGTCGAGAGCGTCGCCGAGCAGGACGACCCGCTCGGTGAGACGCTGCAAGCCCGGGTACTCGACGACGACCTCGAGCTGTACAAGGTCGCGGTCCCGATCGGCGTCGTCGGGACGATCTTCGAGTCCCGGCCCGACGCGTTAGTCCAGATCGCCGCGCTCTCGCTGAAGTCCGGCAACAGCGTTATCCTCAAGGGCGGCAGCGAGGCTGCCGAGTCCAACCGAGTCCTCTATGAGACGATCGTCGAGGCCACGGCCGAGGCCATCGACGCGATCCCGGAGGGGTGGGCCCAGCTCATCGAGGCCCACGAGGAGGTCGACCGACTGCTGGAGATGGACGACAAGGTCGACCTGCTCATGCCGCGTGGCTCCTCGGAATTCGTCTCCTACATCCAGGACAACACCCAGATCCCCGTTCTCGGTCACACCGAGGGGATCTGTCACGTCTACGTCGACGAGGCGGCCGACCTGGAGATGGCCGAGGAGATCGCCTTCGACGCGAAAGTCCAGTACCCCGCGGTCTGCAACGCCGTCGAGACGCTGCTGGTCAGCGAGGCCGTCGCCGACCAGTTCCTGCCCGACATGGTCGAGCGCTACGAGGGGGCGGGCGTCGAGTTGCGCGGCGACGAGCACACCCGCGATATCGTCGATATCGACCCCGCGACCGAGGCCGACTGGGACACCGAGTACGGCGACCTCGAACTGTCGATCAAGGTCGTCGAGGACGTCTACGAGGCCGTCGAACACGTCAACACGCACGGCTCGAAACACACCGAGTCGATCGTCACCGAGGACAGCGAGGCGGCCGAGGCGTTCATGACCGGGATCGACGCCGCCAGCGTCTTCCACAACGCCTCGACCCGCTTCGCGGACGGCTACCGCTACGGGCTGGGCGCGGAAGTCGGCATCTCGACGGGCAAGATCCACGCCCGCGGTCCGGTCGGGCTTGCTGGATTGACGACCTACAAGTACTACCTGGAGGGCGACGGACAGCTCGTGGCCACCTACGCCGGCGACGACGCCGCGCCGTTCACGCACGTCGATTTCGACGGCGAATGGACGCCCGGTCATCGCAGCGACGAGTGA